In Tautonia marina, the genomic stretch AAGGATGACAATGACCCACTCAAGGCGATGCAAGCCGAAGCCATCGCCTCGAAGGCCGAACCGCGCGAACGCCCCTACCACTTCGGCTCTCAGGGCCAGGGCAACGAGTTCTCGAACCACACCAGTCACACCAACCGCCTCGTGCCGGTCTTCACCCTCGGCAAGACGGTCGATCTCAAGAGCATCACCGGAGCCAATAGCTCCTACCGCAATGCCGAACGCCTCCGGGAGCTTTACGGCCAACTTCCCCAGCACACGCTTGACCCCGACGCCGAGTACGGCGATCAGGCCGATCTCTACCGCCTGCAAAAAGAGGCGGTCGAACGCGGGGCCAAACAGCTCTTCGTCGTCCTGTTCGACGGCCTCGACTGGGAAACCTTGAACGCCGCGGCCATCGTCAAGTCGGGCGATCCGAACGCTGGCGCCGCCCTGCTTGCCGGAGAACTCGGACCGGCCTACCAGGCCGATGGCTCACTCGCCGTCGGAGCCGTCGTCACCAGCCCGACGCACAGCGGAGCCAAACTCGACGTCGATCGCCAATCCGTCGCCTTCCCCGACAACGTCCTCCGGGGCGGTTACGACCCCCGATTCGCCGGCCGAGGCCCGTTGCAGGTTCCCGAGCTTGACGCCCCCGGTTACCTCCGCGGACAGTCGGCCACCCCGAGCGAGCTGGCCCAGATCCACGATCACGGCGGCGTCCCTCACGCCTACACCGACAGCTCCTGCAGCGCCGCCGAGATCGCCGCCGGGGTCAAGAGCTACAACAGCAGCGTCAACGTTGCTCCCGACGGCTCCTTCATGACCCCCCTGTTCCACGACCTTCAGCGCGACGGCTGGAAGGTCGGCACCGTGACCAGTGTGCCGATCAGCCACGCCTCTCCCGCCGCCTTCTACGCCCGCAACGTCTCCCGAGACGACTACCAGGACCTGACCCGCGACATGCTCGGCCTGCCGAGCATCGCCACCGAGCGCGGCGCCCCCGAGGTCCCCGGCCTCGACGTGGTCATCGGCACCGGATTCGGTCAGACGGGCAACCTTCAGGCCCTTCAACGCCGCCAGGGATCGAACGCCGTGGCCGGGAACGTCTACCTCACCGACGACGATCTGGCCGCCATCGACACCCAGCACGGCGGCCCTTACGTCGTCGCCCAGCGCACCGAAGGGGCCAACGGCAACGACGTTCTCAATGCCGCCGCCGAACGTGCCGCCGCCCAGGGGCACCGGCTGTTCGGCTTCTTCGGCACTGAGTACGGCCACCTGCCCTATCAGACCGCCAACGGCGGCTACGACCCCGCCCCGGGCATTTCCGGCGAGGCCGAGCAATACGCCTCGGCCGACATCGCCGAGAACCCGACCCTCACCGAGATGACCCAGGCCGCCCTGACCGTCCTCGGCCAGGACCCCGACCAGCCGTTCGCCCTCTTTGTCGAGGCCGGCGACGTTGACTGGGCCTTGCACGACAACAACCTTGATGCCGCCATCGGCGCCGTCTTCTCCGGCGAGGAGGCGATCCGGGCCATCATCGACTGGGTCGAGCAGCACAGCTCGTGGGACGACGCCGCGGTCATCATCACGGCCGACCACGGCCACTACCTCGTCATCAACGACCCCGAAGCCCTGGCCGGTGCGAACCGCTGAGCGCCCCCCTGGTTCTCCAGGAGCCCCCTCCCAATCCCGACGGTGCGGTGCAAAGGCATATCCTGCCGAGCCCGCACCGTTGCGAACCGTTCGAGGCTGCGATACGGTAAGCTCCGCACGTCAATCGACGCGTCTTCATCTCGTTGAACCGATCATGTCCCGGAGGCCCCATGTCGACCCCGACCGATTCGCCCGAATCGACCCCCCCGGCCCCGTCACCGGCCACTCCTCCCGTTGCGTCCTCTCCCGAGGCAACAGACACATCCAAGAAAGCCAAGGCGAAGGTCTCGCCCGCGCGCAACGCCATCTCGATGGTCTTGCTGATCATCCTTCTGATCGTCGGAGGGCTGGAGCTGAACGCCCTGTTCCAGTTCAACAGCGCGGTCGATCGGCTCGACAAGGCGCTGGAAGCCAACGAAGAAGACTTGCTGCCGAAGGATCAGGTCGAGGAAATCCTCGGCAAACAGGCTGACAGTCCCTTGCAGCCCGATGATCCCGGAACGCAGGCGACGACGTACACCTGGCGCGGGGCGCTCCGATCGCACGTCCTGACCGGGTTCTACTCCTATGGCGACGATCCCGGCATGGTCAAGTACGAGATCGGCTCGGCCGAGGCGACCGATCCGGGCGGCGACTGAGCGAGCCCTGCGCGTCTCGCCCTCCCTCACGATGAACCGCACGGAATCGAGCGGATTTCTTGGGTGGCTGGGGTCGTGCCGACCCCAGGCGCCCATCGAACGATACCTTACTGCGTCAGCTCGACCTCGGGCGGCGGCGGCGAAGGAATCGAGCGCGGAGCGGCGGTCGGGATCTCGTCGGGCGTGACCGAGGCGTGCGACTCGCGGTACGCCGCGGCGGGCCGGGGCCGGGGACGAGTCCGTCGCTGTTCGAACTGCTCCGGATTCTCGGGCTTGAGCAACCGAGGCGGATCGGTCGGCAGCAACTGGTCGAGCGCGACGTACTCCTTGACCAGCGTGTCGATCCTCGGATCGCGCCAGGCGCCCAGCGTCACGAGCGAGACGGCAACCAGCAGGCCGGCCGCCAGCCCTCCGGCCAGGGGCAAGGCCCAGGCGCGATGCGGTTCGAAGCCCCAGGCCGTGCGGGCTCGGGGGCGTCGGGCCTGACGGAGCCGTCGCGACAGATCGGGCCAGAGTGACGGGGCCTCCGCGACGATCGGCTCGTCGATCGCCGCGGCCGCCAGCACGCGCTGGCTGGCGCGGAGCGCTTCGAGCCGATGCCGGCAGTCGGGGCATCGCACAAGGTGGCGGTCAACCACCCAGCGGTCCAGGCCGAGGCTATCGCCTCCGGCCAGGAGCGGGAGGCGGGCCCGGACCCATGCACAGGTTTTAATCGGCATGAGGGGCCTCGGGGGAAAAGGCGTTCAAGGGGTCGGTCCCTCCCTGGTCCTGCTGAAGCATCCGGCGTTCCCAGAGCCGGCGGAACTGATCGCGGGCCTTGGCCAGCCGCCATCGGACGGTGGCCTCTCGTCGGCCGACGATCGCGGCGACCTCGGCCGACGAAAATCCTTCCAGGTCCCGCAAGACAAGAATCGTCCGGTCCTTGACCGGAAGCTGTTCCAGCACGAAGCGAACTTCCTGGGCCAGTTCTTCTCGGGGGCGGGGGTCGGGGTCAGACACGTCGAGGGCCGACGGGTTGCTCGGGTCGTCCTCCTCGCGTCGGCGGTCGATCGGCAACGAGGTCATCGGCGGACCCGATCGGCGGCGAAGCTGATCGACCCCCAGATTCACGGCCACCCGAAACAGCCACGGGCCAAATCGTCGACTCGTATCGAAGCGATCGAGCCGATGATACACCCGCCAGAGCGTTTCCTGCGCGA encodes the following:
- a CDS encoding RNA polymerase sigma factor, translating into MPLQSSGIRPGAPASDGSDTEPGLVARPGLAEDAGDARLVERAREGDEEAFATLVRRYERKLLRVLTRLVHDHELARDLAQETLWRVYHRLDRFDTSRRFGPWLFRVAVNLGVDQLRRRSGPPMTSLPIDRRREEDDPSNPSALDVSDPDPRPREELAQEVRFVLEQLPVKDRTILVLRDLEGFSSAEVAAIVGRREATVRWRLAKARDQFRRLWERRMLQQDQGGTDPLNAFSPEAPHAD
- a CDS encoding alkaline phosphatase produces the protein MIPALSRFLLPSALLSLGFSAAMAAAALGPAPKDDNDPLKAMQAEAIASKAEPRERPYHFGSQGQGNEFSNHTSHTNRLVPVFTLGKTVDLKSITGANSSYRNAERLRELYGQLPQHTLDPDAEYGDQADLYRLQKEAVERGAKQLFVVLFDGLDWETLNAAAIVKSGDPNAGAALLAGELGPAYQADGSLAVGAVVTSPTHSGAKLDVDRQSVAFPDNVLRGGYDPRFAGRGPLQVPELDAPGYLRGQSATPSELAQIHDHGGVPHAYTDSSCSAAEIAAGVKSYNSSVNVAPDGSFMTPLFHDLQRDGWKVGTVTSVPISHASPAAFYARNVSRDDYQDLTRDMLGLPSIATERGAPEVPGLDVVIGTGFGQTGNLQALQRRQGSNAVAGNVYLTDDDLAAIDTQHGGPYVVAQRTEGANGNDVLNAAAERAAAQGHRLFGFFGTEYGHLPYQTANGGYDPAPGISGEAEQYASADIAENPTLTEMTQAALTVLGQDPDQPFALFVEAGDVDWALHDNNLDAAIGAVFSGEEAIRAIIDWVEQHSSWDDAAVIITADHGHYLVINDPEALAGANR
- a CDS encoding zf-HC2 domain-containing protein translates to MPIKTCAWVRARLPLLAGGDSLGLDRWVVDRHLVRCPDCRHRLEALRASQRVLAAAAIDEPIVAEAPSLWPDLSRRLRQARRPRARTAWGFEPHRAWALPLAGGLAAGLLVAVSLVTLGAWRDPRIDTLVKEYVALDQLLPTDPPRLLKPENPEQFEQRRTRPRPRPAAAYRESHASVTPDEIPTAAPRSIPSPPPPEVELTQ